One Brassica oleracea var. oleracea cultivar TO1000 chromosome C7, BOL, whole genome shotgun sequence genomic window carries:
- the LOC106304792 gene encoding probable RNA-dependent RNA polymerase 5 isoform X1, protein MITWQRSVIVLSSRLESVLEKIYGKHKCPPINEESRQRLSSIPEDLAFDLLRKAFNSPGISNLDRFIASKLTHAVTVTSSPTKSASCSSQEEISIHSEAPSLTRQQVNGGSSLHIPPPQLLLALSELEFNKAFLLLTYIPGKDLSQVKITADEIRGWKDLSMVAYEAAVWDSLGHKFCSPTDRRLSLEWDNEKTSYYQCHVASDGSYTFKGPLLEPTGTHLHKVLGDANVLTVKFEDVPRNSSTDRYTTYRRIAKNGIMLGLRRYQFFVFKDGGKEEKKKDFSTKGVKCYFIRTDSTSANDMGSPYIFSGKSVYEARMHFMHVHTLPSLANCMARFSLILSKTKKLEVDMTGITFEKIDDIHCHDQNNNDVLDKNGKPCIHSDGTGYISEDLARMCPVNILKGKCLRNDNVQTPVQDPPLLIQFRMFFDGYAVKGTFLLNKKLPPRTVQVRPSMVKVSKDPALSDFSTFDSLEVVTTSNPPKRTKLSKNLVALLSYGGIPDEFFLDILLNTLEEYKTIFNNKRAALKAALNYGDMDDQNAAQMILVGIPLDEPHLKDHLSILSNTEKNDLRAGKLPVSESYYLMGTVDPTGELKEDEVCVILESGQISGNVLVYRNPGLHFGDIHVLKATYVKALEEYVGNSKYGVFFPQKGPRSLGDEIAGGDFDGDLYFISRNPELLEHFKPSEPWVSLTPPTKGNSARKPSHLSPAELEEELFDMFLKARFNASNVVGMAADSWLTIMDRFLVLGDENAEEKAEMKKKMLKLIDIYYDALDAPKKGAKVFLPDELRPDIFPHYMERDQKFKSTSILGMIYDFVKSQTAEEHKPSAEISKLACFEDEPVSDYHKKKWGQLYEKYRKEMIQAMGNKDESANEVIQRYKQEFYDAAGFEDNKKSIEELYPQALALYNVVYDHAIIMDNVRNCGFAWKVAGPILCRFYLEKKQGKSLLCSLPMLKELWG, encoded by the exons ATGATAACGTGGCAGCGATCAGTGATCGTTCTTTCGAGTAGGCTCGAATCTGTTTTGGAGAAGATATACGGCAAACACAAATGTCCTCCCATAAACGAAGAGTCAAGGCAGAGACTTTCTTCGATTCCAGAAGATTTAGCTTTCGATTTGCTCAGGAAAGCTTTTAATTCCCCGGGGATATCCAACCTCGACCGCTTCATCGCCTCTAAGCTTACCCACGCCGTTACTGTTACAAGCTCTCCGACGAAGTCTGCTTCTTGTTCCTCTCAAG AAGAGATATCTATTCATTCTGAAGCTCCTTCTTTGACAAGACAACAAGTCAATGGAGGATCTTCTCTTCACATTCCTCCTCCTCAGCTCTTACTAGCTTTGAGTGAACTTGAATTCAACAAGGCCTTTCTCTTGCTTACCTACATTCCTGG GAAAGATCTGAGTCAGGTTAAAATAACTGCTGATGAGATTAGAGGATGGAAGGATTTGTCTATGGTTGCTTATGAAGCTGCCGTTTGGGACAGTTTGGGACATAAATTTTGTTCCCCAACAGACCGTAGATTG TCACTGGAATGGGATAATGAGAAGACTAGCTACTACCAGTGTCATGTTGCTTCGGATGGCAGTTACACATTCAAG GGCCCTCTTCTTGAACCCACTGGAACACACCTGCATAAGGTCTTGGGTGATGCTAATGTTTTGACGGTCAAATTTGAGGATGTCCCGAGAAACTCATCAACCGACCGTTACACTACATACAGAAGGATTGCCAAGAATGGTATCATGCTTGGGTTACGTCGTTATCAATTTTTTG TTTTCAAAGATGGTGGAAAAGAAGAAAAGAAGAAAGATTTTTCTACAAAGGGAGTGAAATGCTACTTCATACGCACAGACTCCACATCTGCGAATGATATGGGAAGTCCCTACATCTTCTCCGGGAAGTCAGTTTATGAAGCTCGCATGCATTTTATGCATGTCCACACATTGCCATCTTTGGCCAACTGCATGGCAAG GTTTTCATTGATTCTATCAAAGACTAAGAAGCTTGAAGTTGACATGACTGGGATCACCTTTGAGAAAATCGATGATATACACTGCCAT GATCAAAACAATAATGATGTTCTTGATAAGAATGGGAAACCATGTATACATTCAGATGGCACTGGCTACATCTCTGAAGATCTTGCTCGGATGTGTCCAGTAAACATATTAAAAGGAAAATGTCTCAGAAATGATAATGTTCAAACCCCTGTTCAAGACCCG CCTCTTCTGATCCAATTTCGGATGTTTTTTGATGGCTATGCTGTTAAGGGAACTTTTCTCTTAAACAAGAAA CTTCCTCCTCGGACTGTCCAGGTTCGACCTTCTATGGTCAAGGTCTCTAAAGATCCAGCTTTGTCAGATTTTAGCACTTTTGATTCCCTAGAGGTTGTCACAACAAG TAATCCACCTAAAAGAACAAAGTTATCAAAAAACTTGGTGGCGCTGCTTAGCTATGGAGGAATCCCTGATGAATTCTTTCTGGATATATTGCTCAACACCCTGGAAGAGTACAAAACCATCTTCAACAACAAACGTGCTGCTCTTAAAG CTGCCCTTAACTATGGGGATATGGACGATCAGAACGCTGCACAAATGATTTTGGTTGGTATCCCACTTGACGAACCACACTTGAAGGATCATTTGTCTATTCTTTCAAACACAGAGAAGAATGATCTCAGAGCAGGAAAGCTTCCTGTGAGTGAATCATACTACCTCATGGGTACTGTTGATCCCACCGGAGAGTTGAAGGAAGATGAAGTCTGTGTCATCCT TGAGTCTGGCCAAATCTCAGGGAATGTGCTAGTTTACAGGAATCCTGGACTACATTTTGGGGACATACATGTACTTAAGGCTACTTATGTTAAGGCCTTGGAGGAGTATGTAGGAAACTCCAAGTATGGTGTCTTCTTTCCTCAGAAAGGTCCAAGATCTTTGGGAGATGAGATTGCAGGTGGTGATTTTGATGGTGATTTGTATTTCATCTCCAGAAATCCAGAG CTACTTGAACACTTCAAACCAAGTGAGCCGTGGGTGAGTTTGACTCCTCCTACTAAAGGCAACTCTGCTAGAAAGCCAAGCCATCTTTCACCAGCGGAGCTGGAGGAAGAGCTTTTCGATATGTTCTTGAAGGCAAGATTTAATGCTAG CAATGTTGTAGGGATGGCTGCTGATAGCTGGTTAACAATAATGGACCGCTTCCTCGTGCTAGGAGATGAGAACGCTGAGGAAAAAGCTGAAATGAAGAAGAAAATGTTAAAGTTGATTGATATATACTATGATGCTCTTGATGCACCAAAGAAAGGTGCTAAGGTCTTTCTCCCAGACGAGCTGAGGCCTGACATTTTCCCACACTACATGGAGCGTGATCAGAAATTCAAGTCCACTTCTATTCTTGGAATGATCTATGACTTTGTTAAATCACAGACAGCAGAGGAACACAAACCATCAGCTG AGATCAGTAAACTTGCGTGTTTCGAAGATGAGCCAGTCTCTGATTATCATAAGAAGAAATGGGGACAGTTGTATGAAAAGTACAGAAAGGAGATGATCCAGGCGATGGGTAACAAAGATGAATCAGCCAATGAAGTTATCCAGAGATACAAGCAG GAGTTCTATGATGCTGCAGGGTTTGAAGACAACAAGAAAAGTATCGAAGAACTTTATCCGCAAGCCTTGGCACTTTACAACGTCGTTTACGACCATGCAATCATAATGGATAACGTTCGAAACTGTGGGTTTGCCTGGAAGGTTGCAGGACCGATCCTGTGCAGGTTCTACCTTGAGAAAAAGCAGGGAAAATCCTTACTGTGTTCACTCCCAATGCTTAAAGAGCTTTGGGGTTGA
- the LOC106304792 gene encoding probable RNA-dependent RNA polymerase 5 isoform X2, with translation MITWQRSVIVLSSRLESVLEKIYGKHKCPPINEESRQRLSSIPEDLAFDLLRKAFNSPGISNLDRFIASKLTHAVTVTSSPTKSASCSSQAPSLTRQQVNGGSSLHIPPPQLLLALSELEFNKAFLLLTYIPGKDLSQVKITADEIRGWKDLSMVAYEAAVWDSLGHKFCSPTDRRLSLEWDNEKTSYYQCHVASDGSYTFKGPLLEPTGTHLHKVLGDANVLTVKFEDVPRNSSTDRYTTYRRIAKNGIMLGLRRYQFFVFKDGGKEEKKKDFSTKGVKCYFIRTDSTSANDMGSPYIFSGKSVYEARMHFMHVHTLPSLANCMARFSLILSKTKKLEVDMTGITFEKIDDIHCHDQNNNDVLDKNGKPCIHSDGTGYISEDLARMCPVNILKGKCLRNDNVQTPVQDPPLLIQFRMFFDGYAVKGTFLLNKKLPPRTVQVRPSMVKVSKDPALSDFSTFDSLEVVTTSNPPKRTKLSKNLVALLSYGGIPDEFFLDILLNTLEEYKTIFNNKRAALKAALNYGDMDDQNAAQMILVGIPLDEPHLKDHLSILSNTEKNDLRAGKLPVSESYYLMGTVDPTGELKEDEVCVILESGQISGNVLVYRNPGLHFGDIHVLKATYVKALEEYVGNSKYGVFFPQKGPRSLGDEIAGGDFDGDLYFISRNPELLEHFKPSEPWVSLTPPTKGNSARKPSHLSPAELEEELFDMFLKARFNASNVVGMAADSWLTIMDRFLVLGDENAEEKAEMKKKMLKLIDIYYDALDAPKKGAKVFLPDELRPDIFPHYMERDQKFKSTSILGMIYDFVKSQTAEEHKPSAEISKLACFEDEPVSDYHKKKWGQLYEKYRKEMIQAMGNKDESANEVIQRYKQEFYDAAGFEDNKKSIEELYPQALALYNVVYDHAIIMDNVRNCGFAWKVAGPILCRFYLEKKQGKSLLCSLPMLKELWG, from the exons ATGATAACGTGGCAGCGATCAGTGATCGTTCTTTCGAGTAGGCTCGAATCTGTTTTGGAGAAGATATACGGCAAACACAAATGTCCTCCCATAAACGAAGAGTCAAGGCAGAGACTTTCTTCGATTCCAGAAGATTTAGCTTTCGATTTGCTCAGGAAAGCTTTTAATTCCCCGGGGATATCCAACCTCGACCGCTTCATCGCCTCTAAGCTTACCCACGCCGTTACTGTTACAAGCTCTCCGACGAAGTCTGCTTCTTGTTCCTCTCAAG CTCCTTCTTTGACAAGACAACAAGTCAATGGAGGATCTTCTCTTCACATTCCTCCTCCTCAGCTCTTACTAGCTTTGAGTGAACTTGAATTCAACAAGGCCTTTCTCTTGCTTACCTACATTCCTGG GAAAGATCTGAGTCAGGTTAAAATAACTGCTGATGAGATTAGAGGATGGAAGGATTTGTCTATGGTTGCTTATGAAGCTGCCGTTTGGGACAGTTTGGGACATAAATTTTGTTCCCCAACAGACCGTAGATTG TCACTGGAATGGGATAATGAGAAGACTAGCTACTACCAGTGTCATGTTGCTTCGGATGGCAGTTACACATTCAAG GGCCCTCTTCTTGAACCCACTGGAACACACCTGCATAAGGTCTTGGGTGATGCTAATGTTTTGACGGTCAAATTTGAGGATGTCCCGAGAAACTCATCAACCGACCGTTACACTACATACAGAAGGATTGCCAAGAATGGTATCATGCTTGGGTTACGTCGTTATCAATTTTTTG TTTTCAAAGATGGTGGAAAAGAAGAAAAGAAGAAAGATTTTTCTACAAAGGGAGTGAAATGCTACTTCATACGCACAGACTCCACATCTGCGAATGATATGGGAAGTCCCTACATCTTCTCCGGGAAGTCAGTTTATGAAGCTCGCATGCATTTTATGCATGTCCACACATTGCCATCTTTGGCCAACTGCATGGCAAG GTTTTCATTGATTCTATCAAAGACTAAGAAGCTTGAAGTTGACATGACTGGGATCACCTTTGAGAAAATCGATGATATACACTGCCAT GATCAAAACAATAATGATGTTCTTGATAAGAATGGGAAACCATGTATACATTCAGATGGCACTGGCTACATCTCTGAAGATCTTGCTCGGATGTGTCCAGTAAACATATTAAAAGGAAAATGTCTCAGAAATGATAATGTTCAAACCCCTGTTCAAGACCCG CCTCTTCTGATCCAATTTCGGATGTTTTTTGATGGCTATGCTGTTAAGGGAACTTTTCTCTTAAACAAGAAA CTTCCTCCTCGGACTGTCCAGGTTCGACCTTCTATGGTCAAGGTCTCTAAAGATCCAGCTTTGTCAGATTTTAGCACTTTTGATTCCCTAGAGGTTGTCACAACAAG TAATCCACCTAAAAGAACAAAGTTATCAAAAAACTTGGTGGCGCTGCTTAGCTATGGAGGAATCCCTGATGAATTCTTTCTGGATATATTGCTCAACACCCTGGAAGAGTACAAAACCATCTTCAACAACAAACGTGCTGCTCTTAAAG CTGCCCTTAACTATGGGGATATGGACGATCAGAACGCTGCACAAATGATTTTGGTTGGTATCCCACTTGACGAACCACACTTGAAGGATCATTTGTCTATTCTTTCAAACACAGAGAAGAATGATCTCAGAGCAGGAAAGCTTCCTGTGAGTGAATCATACTACCTCATGGGTACTGTTGATCCCACCGGAGAGTTGAAGGAAGATGAAGTCTGTGTCATCCT TGAGTCTGGCCAAATCTCAGGGAATGTGCTAGTTTACAGGAATCCTGGACTACATTTTGGGGACATACATGTACTTAAGGCTACTTATGTTAAGGCCTTGGAGGAGTATGTAGGAAACTCCAAGTATGGTGTCTTCTTTCCTCAGAAAGGTCCAAGATCTTTGGGAGATGAGATTGCAGGTGGTGATTTTGATGGTGATTTGTATTTCATCTCCAGAAATCCAGAG CTACTTGAACACTTCAAACCAAGTGAGCCGTGGGTGAGTTTGACTCCTCCTACTAAAGGCAACTCTGCTAGAAAGCCAAGCCATCTTTCACCAGCGGAGCTGGAGGAAGAGCTTTTCGATATGTTCTTGAAGGCAAGATTTAATGCTAG CAATGTTGTAGGGATGGCTGCTGATAGCTGGTTAACAATAATGGACCGCTTCCTCGTGCTAGGAGATGAGAACGCTGAGGAAAAAGCTGAAATGAAGAAGAAAATGTTAAAGTTGATTGATATATACTATGATGCTCTTGATGCACCAAAGAAAGGTGCTAAGGTCTTTCTCCCAGACGAGCTGAGGCCTGACATTTTCCCACACTACATGGAGCGTGATCAGAAATTCAAGTCCACTTCTATTCTTGGAATGATCTATGACTTTGTTAAATCACAGACAGCAGAGGAACACAAACCATCAGCTG AGATCAGTAAACTTGCGTGTTTCGAAGATGAGCCAGTCTCTGATTATCATAAGAAGAAATGGGGACAGTTGTATGAAAAGTACAGAAAGGAGATGATCCAGGCGATGGGTAACAAAGATGAATCAGCCAATGAAGTTATCCAGAGATACAAGCAG GAGTTCTATGATGCTGCAGGGTTTGAAGACAACAAGAAAAGTATCGAAGAACTTTATCCGCAAGCCTTGGCACTTTACAACGTCGTTTACGACCATGCAATCATAATGGATAACGTTCGAAACTGTGGGTTTGCCTGGAAGGTTGCAGGACCGATCCTGTGCAGGTTCTACCTTGAGAAAAAGCAGGGAAAATCCTTACTGTGTTCACTCCCAATGCTTAAAGAGCTTTGGGGTTGA
- the LOC106304794 gene encoding NADP-dependent malic enzyme 1: protein MESVKNSDLKSSVNGGVVDVYGEDSATIEHSITPWSLSVSSGYSLLRDPRYNKGLAFSEKERDTHYLRGLLPPAVVDQNLQEKRLINNIRQYQYPLQKYMALTELQERNERLFYKLLIDHVEELLPIVYTPTVGEACQKYGSIFRRPQGLFISLKERGKILDVLKNWPERNIQVIVVTDGERILGLGDLGCQGMGIPVGKLALYTALGGVRPSACLPVTIDVGTNNEKLLNDEFYIGLKQKRATGQEYRDLLHEFMSAVKQNYGENVLIQFEDFANHNAFQLLAKYRDTHLVFNDDIQGTAAVVLAGLVSAQKLTNSPLAEHTFLFLGAGEAGTGIAELIALYISKQMNASVEESRKKIWLVDSKGLIVNSRKESLQAFKKPWAHEHEPVNDLLGAIKAIKPNVLIGSAGIGRSFTKEVIEAMSSINERPLIMALSNPTTQSECTAEEAYTWSKGRAIFASGSPFDPVEYEGSVFVSTQANNAYIFPGFGLGLVISGAIRVHDDMLLAAAEALAGQVSKENYEKGMIYPSFSSIRKISAHIAANVATKAYELGLAGRLPRPKEIVKCAESSMYSPTYRIHR from the exons ATGGAGAGCGTGAAGAACTCAGATTTAAAATCTTCTGTTAATGGTGGCGTTGTTGATGTGTATGGAGAAGACTCAGCCACCATTGAGCACAGCATAACTCCATGGTCTCTCTCTGTTTCTAG TGGGTATTCATTGCTGAGAGATCCTCGCTACAACAAAGGACTTGCTTTCAGTGAGAAAGAGAGAGACACACACTACTTGCGTGGCCTTCTTCCTCCAGCTGTTGTTGATCAAAATCTTCAG GAGAAGAGGCTGATCAACAACATCCGACAGTATCAATATCCATTACAAAAGTACATGGCCTTGACAGAACTTCAGGAAAGAAACGAGAGGCTGTTTTACAAGTTGTTGATAGATCATGTTGAGGAGCTTCTACCTATCGTTTATACTCCAACTGTTGGTGAAGCTTGTCAGAAATATGGAAGTATTTTCAGGCGACCTCAGGGTCTATTCATCAGTTTAAAAGAGAG AGGTAAAATTCTAGATGTGTTAAAGAACTGGCCTGAAAGGAACATACAGGTTATAGTTGTTACAGATGGTGAAAGGATTTTGGGTTTAGGAGATCTTGGATGTCAG GGGATGGGTATACCTGTTGGTAAACTGGCCTTATATACAGCACTTGGAGGTGTTCGTCCTTCTGCG TGCTTACCTGTCACCATTGATGTGGGAACAAACAATGAGAAACTGTTGAATGATGAGTTCTACATAGGACTCAAACAAAAGCGAGCAACGGGACAG GAGTATAGAGACCTCTTGCATGAGTTCATGAGTGCTGTGAAGCAGAACTATGGTGAAAATGTTCTTATACAG TTTGAAGATTTTGCTAATCATAACGCGTTCCAGTTGCTTGCGAAATACCGTGATACCCATCTAGTCTTCAATGATGATATACAG GGGACAGCAGCTGTTGTTCTTGCTGGATTAGTGTCCGCACAGAAGTTAACTAATAGTCCACTTGCAGAGCACACCTTCCTCTTTCTTGGTGCTGGTGAA GCTGGTACTGGAATAGCAGAACTTATAGCTCTTTATATATCAAAACAG ATGAATGCTTCGGTAGAGGAAAGCCGCAAGAAGATCTGGCTTGTTGATTCTAAG GGACTGATCGTTAACTCCCGTAAAGAATCACTGCAAGCCTTCAAGAAACCATGGGCTCACGAACATGAACCTGTAAATGACCTCTTAGGTGCCATCAAG GCCATAAAACCGAATGTTCTGATTGGATCTGCTGGCATTGGACGGTCTTTCACAAAAGAAGTGATTGAGGCCATGTCTTCCATTAATGAG AGACCTTTGATAATGGCACTCTCTAACCCAACAACACAATCAGAATGTACAGCTGAAGAAGCTTATACCTGGAGTAAG GGTCGTGCAATATTTGCAAGTGGAAGCCCGTTTGATCCAGTTGAGTATGAAGGAAGTGTGTTTGTATCTACTCAGGCGAACAATGCCTACATATTTCCTGGTTTCGGACTTGGTTTGGTCATCTCCGGAGCCATACGAGTACATGATGATATGCTTCTGGCCGCAG CGGAGGCATTAGCTGGACAAGTAAGCAAAGAGAACTATGAGAAAGGAATGATATATCCTTCCTTCTCTTCCATCCGCAAAATATCAGCTCACATCGCAGCCAATGTAGCAACTAAAGCATATGAACTTG GACTGGCGGGGAGGCTTCCCCGGCCTAAGGAGATTGTCAAGTGTGCGGAGAGTAGCATGTACAGCCCCACCTATCGTATCCACCGTTGA
- the LOC106304795 gene encoding uncharacterized protein LOC106304795 yields the protein MSTTLDSMDSILFSLSRAFCTPFAVFVQIQGCVICLLLALGWLMAAYVRNREIKRIKNSMKAGNSLAFLYQDINELEHSRQAKLPRVSVVMPLKGFGEHNLHNWRSQITSLYGGPLEFLFVLESTQDPAYHAVSRLLATHQDHVEAKVVIAGLATTCSQKIHNQLIGVEKMHIDTKYVLFLDDDVSLHPGTIGALTSEMEKNPEIFIQTGYPLDLPSGTLGSYCIYEYHMPCSMGFATGGTTFFLWGGCMMMHADDFRQDRYGVVSGLRDGGYSDDMTLAALAGAHKRLITSPPVAVFPHPLATDLSFGRYWNYLRKQTFVLESYISKVNWIMNKALFAVHCYLSWGFVAPYVMSVIHITSALRIYIKGYHQLEDTTFASSGMSLVILLAICTFIELLSMWNLTRREVTLCNLLSPEAPRLTLAPYNWGLIFVAMLVDNFLYPISAFRSHFSQSINWSGIRYHLRNGKVFKIERRNDMVPAKTDLGGKHLYGKKGATHKASFLSSLGRNLAHWRQPKKFDV from the exons ATGTCTACCACATTGGACTCCATGGATTCGATTCTCTTCTCTCTCAGCAGAGCCTTCTGCACCCCTTTCGCCGTCTTCGTTCAGATCCAG GGATGTGTTATATGCTTACTCCTTGCTCTAGGCTGGTTAATGGCTGCATATGTCAG GAACCGAGAGATTAAGAGAATCAAAAACAGCATGAAAGCAGGAAACAGCTTGGCGTTTCTCTATCAAGACATCAATGAACTCGAGCACTCTAGGCAGGCTAAACTTCCCAGGGTTTCCGTTGTTATGCCTCTAAAAGGCTTCGGAGAACACAATCTGCACAATTGGAGAAGTCAG ATCACCTCTCTCTATGGTGGACCACTGGAATTCCTATTTGTTTTAGAAAGTACTCAAGACCCTGCTTATCATGCTGTTTCCCGTCTATTAGCTACGCATCAG GATCATGTTGAAGCTAAGGTTGTTATTGCTGGTTTAGCAACGACTTGCAGCCAGAAAATTCATAATCAGTTG ATTGGAGTTGAGAAAATGCACATAGATACCAAATATGTGTTGTTTTTGGACGATGATGTTAGCCTGCATCCTGGAACAATTGGAGCACTCACGTCTGAGATGGAGAAAAATCCAGAG ATATTTATTCAAACTGGGTATCCTCTAGACTTGCCCTCTGGAACTCTTGGAAGTTATTGCATCTATGAGTACCACATG CCTTGCTCAATGGGATTTGCGACTGGTGGGACAACATTCTTTTTGTGGGGAGGGTGCATGATG ATGCATGCTGATGATTTCAGACAAGATCGATATGGTGTTGTCTCTGGCTTACGTGATGGTGGATATTCAGATGATATGACACTTGCCGCTTTAGCAG GTGCTCACAAGAGGCTCATTACATCTCCTCCTGTTGCTGTATTCCCTCATCCTCTTGCAACTGATCTAAGTTTTGGACG GTACTGGAACTACTTGAGAAAGCAAACCTTTGTGCTGGAATCTTACATATCCAAAGTTAACTGGATAATGAACAAGGCTTTGTTTGCCGTCCACTGTTATCTATCATGGGGTTTTGTTGCACCATATGTTATGTCGGTCATCCACATCACATCAGCTTTAAGAATCTACATCAAGGGCTATCATCAACTTGAAGACACGACCTTTGCTTCTAGTG GTATGTCCCTTGTTATACTGTTGGCGATCTGCACCTTCATCGAGCTTCTATCAATGTGGAATTTGACAAGACGAGAAGTGACGCTATGCAATCTGTTATCCCCAGAGGCTCCACGTCTCACTCTTGCACCTTACAACTGGGGACTT ATATTTGTAGCAATGCTAGTGGACAACTTTCTATATCCGATCTCAGCATTCCGTTCTCACTTTTCTCAATCCATAAACTGGTCTGGAATTAGATACCACTTGAGAAATGGAAAGGTTTTCAAG ATAGAGAGAAGGAATGATATGGTACCAGCAAAGACTGATTTAGGAGGGAAACACTTGTATGGTAAGAAGGGAGCTACACATAAAGCTTCCTTCTTAAGCTCATTGGGAAGAAACTTGGCTCACTGGCGACAACCAAAGAAGTTTGATGTTTAA